The DNA sequence CGCGGAGTTGCGCGAGCGACTCGCGGAAATTCAGGATTTGACGAGCATCGGCGCGGTGCTCGGCTGGGATCGTTCCACGTACCTGCCCGAGGGCGGCGCGGCCGCGCGCGGACGGCAAAGCGCGGTGCTGAGCCGCATTCGCCACGCCAAGGCGACGGACGCGGACCTCGGACGCCTCATCGACGGGCTGGAGCGTGACGTGGAGGCGCTCGAAGCGGATTCCTTCGAGGCGCGGCTCGTGCGCGTCGCGCGGCGCGACTTCGACCGTGCGACGCGCCTGCCGAGCGACTTCGTGGCGCGAATGTCGCGGCACACGTCCGAGACCTACGGCGCTTGGACGAAGGCGCGGCCCGCCAACGACTTCGCGGCGATGGTGCCGCGTCTGGAGCAGACGCTGGAGCTTTCTCGGCAGTACAGCGCGTTCTTCCCCGAGTTCTCGCATCCGATGGACGTGTTCGTGGACGGCAGCGACGAGGGCATGACCGTGCAGAAGGTGCGCGCGGTGTTCGCGGAGCTTCGCGAGGGACTCGTGCCGCTCGTGCGCGCGGTCACCGAGCGTCCCGAGCCGAGAACGGACTTCGTGGGGCGCGCGTACGACGTGGCGACACAACTGCGCTTCGGGGAGAGCGTGGCGCGCGATTACGGCTACGACTTCTCGCGCGGACGCCAAGACCTCACGGCGCACCCGTTCATGACGCGCTTCTCGATCGACGACGTTCGCATCACGACGCGCGTGCAGGAAAACGACCTCACGGACGCGCTGTTCTCGACGCTGCACGAGACGGGGCACGCGCTGTACGAGCAGAACGTCGACCGCGCCTTCGAAGGACTGCCGCTGGCCA is a window from the Deinococcus yavapaiensis KR-236 genome containing:
- a CDS encoding carboxypeptidase M32, encoding MTTDQRTAFDTRFAELRERLAEIQDLTSIGAVLGWDRSTYLPEGGAAARGRQSAVLSRIRHAKATDADLGRLIDGLERDVEALEADSFEARLVRVARRDFDRATRLPSDFVARMSRHTSETYGAWTKARPANDFAAMVPRLEQTLELSRQYSAFFPEFSHPMDVFVDGSDEGMTVQKVRAVFAELREGLVPLVRAVTERPEPRTDFVGRAYDVATQLRFGESVARDYGYDFSRGRQDLTAHPFMTRFSIDDVRITTRVQENDLTDALFSTLHETGHALYEQNVDRAFEGLPLARGASAGVHESSSRLWENVVGRSRGFWARYFGPLRDTFPQQLADVSEEEMYRAVNVVRKSLIRTDADELTYNLHVILRFELELAMIEGTLEVRDLADAWHARYESDLGMRAPDDRDGVLQDVHWFGGLIGGAFHGYTLGNILSLQFWDAAVKAHPGIPGEIERGEFGALRGWLTQNVYRFGRSRAAAEVARNATGSELTVAPYLAYLRGKYGELYNLS